The following are encoded in a window of Rhodothermia bacterium genomic DNA:
- a CDS encoding M20/M25/M40 family metallo-hydrolase — MLFGDIKNVHDLHHTMMRFPCLSFEEKPLADFLEAFMRAKGAKVHRHLDNVWYELGSGDEVLLLNSHLDVVPASQGHPYPPFEPTVVEGKVYGRGAVDAKASGAAMTWAFLSLLASGFAPKNGKLIVALTTGEENSKTYDGLEDLVNNGHLPKISAALVGEPTNLQPCIAQKGLLILNLHARGRTAHAARGHLGLNAISIAAKDILALQDFPFEREDAYLGFPSLHVTMIEGGKAHNIIPDHVWMKVDIRSTPAYTHEEIIERVQAVVASEVEVHSKRIIPVGTAPSEKIVQACLEAIPNAIPFGSPTASDWIFLKNIPTVKIGPGYSELSHTPDEHVELTAVAQGVEVYKNIITSYFKMT, encoded by the coding sequence ATGCTATTTGGTGATATAAAGAATGTGCATGATTTGCATCACACGATGATGCGCTTTCCTTGTTTGAGTTTTGAAGAAAAGCCTTTGGCGGATTTTCTCGAAGCCTTTATGCGGGCAAAAGGCGCTAAAGTACATCGCCATTTAGACAATGTCTGGTACGAACTTGGTAGCGGCGACGAGGTCTTGTTGCTCAATTCTCACTTGGATGTGGTTCCCGCCTCTCAAGGCCATCCTTACCCGCCATTCGAACCAACGGTGGTAGAAGGGAAGGTCTATGGACGTGGGGCTGTAGATGCCAAGGCCAGTGGAGCAGCGATGACATGGGCTTTTTTATCCTTGCTTGCGTCCGGTTTTGCACCAAAAAACGGAAAACTTATCGTTGCACTAACAACAGGTGAGGAAAATTCCAAAACTTATGATGGTTTGGAGGACTTGGTGAACAATGGGCATTTACCGAAAATCTCGGCGGCCTTGGTGGGTGAACCGACAAATTTACAGCCTTGTATTGCTCAAAAAGGCTTGTTAATATTGAACTTGCACGCAAGAGGGCGTACTGCACATGCTGCCCGTGGTCACTTGGGACTGAATGCTATTTCCATCGCAGCTAAAGACATTTTGGCACTCCAAGACTTTCCGTTTGAGCGCGAAGACGCCTATCTGGGCTTCCCTTCTTTACACGTTACCATGATTGAGGGGGGAAAAGCACATAACATCATTCCCGACCATGTCTGGATGAAGGTGGACATCCGTTCTACGCCCGCTTATACCCACGAGGAAATTATTGAGCGTGTACAAGCGGTTGTCGCCTCCGAAGTTGAAGTGCATAGCAAACGCATCATCCCCGTTGGAACAGCACCCAGCGAAAAAATTGTGCAGGCTTGCTTAGAAGCCATTCCAAATGCAATTCCATTCGGTTCCCCAACGGCAAGTGATTGGATTTTCCTGAAAAATATTCCGACGGTTAAGATCGGTCCCGGATATTCTGAACTTTCCCATACACCGGATGAACATGTGGAATTGACTGCTGTGGCGCAAGGAGTAGAGGTTTATAAAAACATTATAACCTCTTATTTTAAAATGACTTAA
- the argB gene encoding acetylglutamate kinase — MKVVKIGGAQVDTPVMSHVWAFIRNAHEEGEEMVVVHGGGPQTTKLAQQLGHTSEIIQGRRVTTDLDLKIIQWVIRGELNARLSAQAVVAGVRAVGISGIDDGLVEVIKRPLWNVDGRSVDFGWVGDVQKVNPELLFALINAGFIPVVATMGVDKNGQIYNVNGDTVSLEIAKTVGATEIVMVTESGGLRKDLNDPSTHCSVCDTALLETGRQAGWIQGGMLVKLEEAQKALRAGIKSVLLIKAEDLAHPEKGTKVTV; from the coding sequence ATGAAAGTTGTAAAAATTGGTGGCGCACAAGTAGATACACCCGTAATGTCGCACGTTTGGGCATTTATTCGGAATGCACATGAAGAGGGAGAAGAAATGGTCGTGGTACATGGTGGCGGGCCGCAAACCACCAAACTTGCACAACAGTTAGGACACACCTCAGAGATTATTCAGGGCAGGCGCGTAACAACCGATTTAGACCTCAAAATCATCCAATGGGTGATTCGTGGCGAACTCAATGCCCGACTTTCCGCACAGGCAGTGGTGGCTGGCGTTCGGGCAGTGGGCATTTCGGGTATTGACGACGGGCTGGTTGAGGTAATAAAACGGCCGCTGTGGAACGTAGATGGGCGTAGTGTTGACTTTGGATGGGTGGGCGATGTCCAAAAGGTGAATCCTGAATTGCTATTTGCCTTAATCAACGCTGGTTTTATTCCGGTTGTTGCTACGATGGGTGTGGACAAAAACGGGCAGATATACAATGTGAATGGGGATACGGTCAGTTTGGAGATTGCCAAAACCGTTGGTGCAACCGAAATAGTTATGGTGACGGAATCGGGTGGCTTGCGCAAAGACCTTAACGACCCTTCAACGCATTGTTCTGTCTGTGATACAGCCTTATTGGAAACTGGGCGTCAGGCAGGTTGGATCCAAGGCGGAATGTTGGTGAAATTAGAAGAAGCCCAAAAAGCATTGCGAGCAGGCATCAAATCGGTATTGCTCATCAAGGCAGAAGATCTGGCGCATCCGGAAAAGGGAACAAAGGTGACCGTGTAA
- the argH gene encoding argininosuccinate lyase — MAHANIWSKGKVVDDWMIRFTVGEDWRWDTLLLPYDLKGTRGHALGLAKIGMLSQKELVQIQRALDELEAIADDLSVLPEDEDCHTVIERLLIQKLGDLGKKIHTGRSRNDQVLTALRLYLKDALTICMNETHALIRAFVALGTENGEVLMPGYTHYQRAMPSSVGLWALGYAEVLTMDLKILAGAHGVVDVSPLGSAAGYGVPFLDLPRAASAASLGFSDVQLHVTAVQLSRGKIEMNVVQALVQVGASINRAASDLVLMNTAEYNAVRLPAEYCTGSSIMPQKQNPDILEIARASYHRLVAELHLLLSLPANLPSGYHRDLQLTKEAVMRAVQVTQDMLIAMNLVIPKVTFNRDHLASQLSPDLFATADALERVVNGVPFRDAYRLSAENIANLHTPSVAEILAAYPTPGSLGNLQGNQILTKAEAIMKAIV; from the coding sequence ATGGCACATGCAAATATTTGGAGCAAAGGAAAAGTAGTGGATGATTGGATGATTCGTTTTACCGTTGGTGAAGATTGGCGATGGGATACCCTGCTTTTGCCTTATGACCTAAAAGGTACGCGCGGACATGCTTTAGGGCTTGCAAAAATTGGTATGTTGTCCCAAAAAGAATTGGTGCAAATCCAACGTGCCTTAGATGAATTGGAGGCGATTGCGGATGACCTAAGCGTTCTACCAGAAGACGAAGACTGCCACACAGTTATTGAGCGGTTGTTGATCCAAAAATTGGGAGACCTTGGGAAAAAAATACATACAGGTCGTTCTAGAAACGATCAAGTATTAACGGCACTGCGGCTCTATCTGAAAGATGCGCTAACGATTTGCATGAACGAAACACATGCTCTCATCCGTGCATTTGTCGCATTGGGGACAGAGAATGGTGAGGTTTTGATGCCCGGCTATACGCATTATCAGCGGGCAATGCCTTCTTCGGTTGGCCTTTGGGCTTTGGGGTATGCCGAAGTCTTGACAATGGATCTTAAAATCTTAGCAGGCGCACACGGAGTTGTAGATGTTTCTCCACTTGGAAGTGCAGCCGGATATGGTGTGCCGTTTTTAGACCTTCCCAGAGCCGCCTCCGCCGCTTCATTGGGCTTTTCTGACGTACAACTGCATGTCACTGCCGTACAACTCTCGCGTGGGAAGATAGAAATGAACGTGGTGCAGGCATTGGTACAGGTTGGGGCCAGTATTAACCGCGCCGCCTCGGATTTGGTACTGATGAACACGGCAGAATATAATGCAGTGAGGTTACCTGCCGAGTATTGTACCGGTAGTAGCATTATGCCCCAAAAGCAAAATCCGGACATCCTCGAAATTGCCCGTGCAAGTTATCATCGTTTGGTGGCAGAACTTCACCTCTTGCTTTCGCTTCCGGCAAACCTGCCATCAGGATACCACCGCGACTTACAACTTACCAAAGAAGCGGTGATGCGTGCCGTACAGGTGACGCAAGATATGCTCATCGCCATGAACCTTGTGATACCCAAAGTGACGTTTAACCGAGACCATTTGGCGAGTCAACTTTCACCCGATTTGTTTGCAACGGCTGACGCCTTAGAACGGGTAGTGAATGGTGTCCCCTTCCGAGATGCCTATCGCTTGTCGGCAGAGAATATTGCCAATCTGCATACGCCGTCGGTAGCAGAAATTCTTGCAGCCTATCCTACACCCGGATCATTGGGAAACCTGCAAGGAAATCAGATTTTGACAAAGGCCGAGGCCATCATGAAAGCTATTGTATGA
- a CDS encoding argininosuccinate synthase: MKKIVLAFSGGLDTSFCVPYLKETYGSEVHTAFVDTVGMDSEAQKAIQERALSLGASSHINLDATQDMYDQHIAYMIKGNVLRGGVYPLCVGVERVVQARKVLEHARELGADAVAHGSTGAGNDQVRFDGTMRILADHIKVLTPIRELGLTREASTTFLRERGFTVSDARKDYSINQGLWGTTIGGRETHDSRLPLPDHAYPETVSPLDAPNEPEEISLTFQNGLPVALNGETLDAIALIRHLNQVGAKHGVGRDMHVGDTILGIKGRVGFEAPAALMLIKAHQELEKLILTKWQRFQKDHLADFYGMLLHEGQYYDPVMRDIEAFLDSSQKNVTGKVFVRLFKGHFSILGAESAYSMFNTNVATYGETNTLWDARDAEGFTKIYTVQSMLAHRAKAIGDHS; the protein is encoded by the coding sequence ATGAAAAAAATAGTTCTTGCTTTTAGCGGAGGTTTAGACACCTCGTTTTGTGTGCCCTATCTGAAGGAGACCTATGGCTCTGAGGTACACACAGCATTTGTGGACACTGTAGGCATGGATTCCGAAGCCCAAAAGGCCATTCAGGAGCGGGCACTTAGTTTAGGGGCCTCCAGCCACATCAATTTAGACGCAACCCAAGATATGTACGACCAGCATATTGCCTACATGATTAAAGGCAATGTCTTGCGTGGCGGCGTATATCCACTTTGCGTAGGCGTAGAGCGGGTGGTACAGGCGCGAAAGGTACTGGAGCATGCACGCGAATTGGGTGCAGATGCAGTGGCGCACGGCTCCACAGGTGCGGGTAATGATCAAGTCCGTTTTGACGGAACAATGCGCATACTTGCAGACCACATCAAGGTTTTGACACCGATTAGGGAGTTGGGTTTAACCCGCGAAGCCTCTACAACATTTTTACGAGAGCGTGGTTTTACCGTATCGGATGCCCGCAAGGACTATTCCATCAATCAAGGACTTTGGGGCACGACCATTGGAGGGCGAGAAACCCACGATAGCCGTCTGCCGCTGCCAGATCATGCTTATCCAGAGACGGTTTCCCCGTTAGACGCCCCAAACGAGCCAGAAGAAATCTCCTTAACCTTCCAGAATGGCTTACCTGTGGCCTTGAATGGAGAAACTTTGGACGCGATTGCCTTGATTCGACACCTAAACCAAGTAGGGGCTAAACATGGTGTTGGGCGTGATATGCACGTCGGGGATACCATTTTGGGCATTAAAGGGCGTGTGGGATTTGAGGCGCCAGCAGCCTTGATGCTCATTAAAGCGCATCAGGAGTTGGAAAAATTAATCCTAACCAAATGGCAACGATTCCAGAAAGACCACCTCGCAGATTTTTATGGTATGTTGCTACATGAAGGACAGTACTATGATCCTGTGATGCGCGACATCGAAGCATTCTTGGACTCCAGCCAAAAAAATGTCACGGGTAAGGTTTTTGTTCGCCTATTCAAAGGTCATTTCTCCATTCTGGGTGCAGAAAGCGCATATTCGATGTTCAATACCAATGTAGCAACTTATGGCGAGACCAATACACTTTGGGACGCTCGTGATGCCGAGGGATTTACAAAAATCTATACCGTACAATCAATGTTGGCACACCGTGCAAAAGCCATCGGAGATCATTCTTAA
- a CDS encoding DUF2177 family protein — protein MLKYLYLFIGTFVLFMAIDLVWIGVLMKDFYREKIGFLMTKDVKWAAAFVFYILYIVGILYFVVLPAWSSQSGYGEVLLKGAFLGLLCYATYDLTNMATLEGWPLSMVIVDMIWGTVLTSLVSVGSYFLASKWIL, from the coding sequence ATGTTAAAATACCTTTACTTATTCATCGGAACCTTTGTGCTGTTTATGGCCATTGACCTTGTTTGGATTGGTGTTTTGATGAAAGACTTCTACCGTGAAAAGATTGGTTTTCTGATGACGAAAGACGTAAAATGGGCGGCTGCCTTCGTGTTTTACATTCTTTATATTGTCGGTATTCTCTATTTTGTGGTACTGCCGGCATGGTCTTCCCAAAGTGGTTATGGCGAGGTCTTGCTAAAAGGAGCATTTCTGGGCTTATTGTGTTATGCGACCTATGATTTGACCAATATGGCGACTTTGGAGGGATGGCCACTGTCTATGGTGATTGTGGACATGATCTGGGGAACAGTATTGACCTCACTTGTTTCGGTGGGTAGCTATTTCTTGGCCTCAAAATGGATTTTATAA
- a CDS encoding FAD-dependent monooxygenase: MNIGIVGAGIGGLSAAIALQKRGHEVQLFEQASQIKALGAGLVLAANAIYALSLLGLDKKVEQIGQWIGGADVLDHEGKVLMGTDFKGHKDQRIGQNFSVHRAELHAILRGELKPETLRLGQQCVRFSQHDKTIEVVLASGERQIFDVLVAADGLHSPLRQQVWPSTTLRFAGYTCWRGVISQKRLSEPIIGFSESWGVGRRFGLVPLSQDRLYWFACKNAMPHDPQMEVMTPDGLLSLFRDFHAPIPEVLQNTQQEEVHWADIYDVKPLQKFYHKRLILLGDAAHGTTPNMGQGACMAIEDALVLAKVLDDESHLENALQQYQQKRWARVQKVVKTSRQIGAVAHKCPENFVPLRNALLRKMPASEKQLRWLFSTNWY, translated from the coding sequence ATGAACATAGGTATTGTAGGTGCAGGGATTGGAGGGCTTTCTGCCGCCATTGCTTTACAAAAAAGAGGGCATGAAGTCCAGCTCTTCGAACAAGCAAGCCAGATAAAAGCTTTAGGAGCAGGATTGGTCTTGGCCGCAAATGCCATTTATGCGTTGTCTTTATTGGGTTTAGATAAAAAAGTGGAACAAATAGGGCAGTGGATTGGCGGGGCTGACGTACTAGATCATGAGGGCAAGGTGTTGATGGGAACCGATTTTAAAGGCCACAAAGATCAACGTATCGGGCAAAATTTTTCGGTTCACCGTGCAGAACTTCATGCGATTTTACGGGGCGAACTTAAGCCGGAAACGCTACGTTTAGGGCAACAATGCGTCCGGTTTTCACAACATGACAAGACCATTGAGGTAGTGCTTGCGTCGGGAGAACGGCAAATATTTGATGTTCTCGTTGCCGCAGATGGCCTTCATTCTCCTTTGCGGCAGCAAGTATGGCCGAGTACGACACTACGCTTTGCGGGCTATACCTGCTGGCGCGGGGTGATTTCCCAAAAACGTCTTTCGGAACCGATTATAGGTTTTTCGGAGTCTTGGGGAGTTGGCAGACGGTTTGGCTTGGTTCCTTTGTCGCAAGATCGTTTGTATTGGTTTGCCTGCAAAAATGCCATGCCCCATGATCCCCAAATGGAAGTCATGACTCCAGATGGACTCCTAAGTTTGTTTAGGGACTTTCATGCGCCTATTCCCGAAGTCTTGCAAAATACCCAACAGGAAGAAGTGCATTGGGCTGATATTTATGACGTCAAGCCTCTTCAAAAATTTTATCATAAACGTTTGATTTTATTGGGTGATGCCGCACATGGAACAACGCCCAATATGGGACAAGGCGCTTGTATGGCCATTGAGGATGCTTTGGTTTTGGCAAAAGTACTTGATGATGAGTCTCATTTAGAAAACGCGCTACAACAATACCAACAAAAACGATGGGCACGGGTACAAAAAGTGGTGAAAACGTCTCGGCAAATTGGGGCTGTGGCGCATAAATGCCCTGAAAATTTCGTCCCGCTACGTAATGCACTCCTGAGAAAAATGCCCGCTTCCGAAAAACAACTTCGTTGGCTCTTTTCAACAAATTGGTACTAA
- a CDS encoding N-acetylornithine carbamoyltransferase, with the protein MKNLLDWQYVEDQQWLQLVERAFEHAQNPNWNKSAEGKSLGMIFFNPSLRTRTSMELAAAQLGAFSGTLTPGQGTWGFKFGPGKMDGGEAEHIVEAIGVLSRYYDALGVRLFASGTDQAADRNEVKMREIMEASAVPVINLESAYYHPCQALADAATIREHFKGEQKKRRFVLAWAHHPKPLPMAVPNSALLQAVRQGMDVVVAHPESHGLDPEIMHLAQDMAVQTGGNLSVMYDLNEAMDGAEVVYAKAWGGSMIYDKPEKEAAYRMAHADWQITQERMKTTNNAVFMHCLPVRRDVVVAKEVLESNKALHLRQAHYRLFAQKAILEAIWGII; encoded by the coding sequence ATGAAAAACCTTTTAGACTGGCAATATGTAGAAGATCAACAGTGGCTACAATTGGTGGAGCGTGCCTTTGAACATGCACAAAACCCAAATTGGAACAAGTCTGCAGAAGGAAAAAGTCTGGGGATGATCTTTTTTAATCCTTCTCTGCGAACCCGTACCTCGATGGAGTTGGCCGCTGCGCAACTTGGTGCCTTTTCGGGCACGCTTACGCCGGGGCAAGGTACTTGGGGATTTAAGTTTGGGCCGGGGAAAATGGATGGCGGCGAGGCAGAACACATAGTAGAGGCCATTGGGGTTTTGTCGCGCTATTATGATGCATTAGGTGTCCGATTATTCGCCTCTGGGACCGACCAAGCCGCCGATCGAAACGAGGTGAAAATGCGTGAAATCATGGAGGCTTCAGCCGTGCCAGTCATAAACTTAGAATCGGCATATTACCATCCATGTCAAGCACTTGCTGATGCGGCCACCATCCGTGAGCACTTTAAAGGCGAACAAAAAAAACGACGTTTTGTACTTGCATGGGCGCACCATCCCAAACCGCTCCCGATGGCTGTACCTAACTCGGCATTGTTGCAGGCCGTTCGGCAAGGTATGGATGTTGTAGTTGCACATCCTGAAAGTCATGGATTGGATCCGGAAATCATGCACTTGGCGCAAGATATGGCGGTTCAGACTGGTGGAAACTTATCCGTAATGTATGATCTTAATGAAGCCATGGATGGCGCGGAGGTGGTCTATGCAAAGGCTTGGGGTGGTTCAATGATTTACGACAAGCCCGAAAAAGAAGCCGCATACCGAATGGCCCATGCCGATTGGCAGATTACCCAAGAGCGGATGAAAACAACGAATAATGCCGTGTTTATGCACTGTTTACCTGTTCGGCGGGATGTGGTTGTGGCTAAGGAAGTTTTAGAAAGTAACAAAGCCCTTCACTTGCGTCAGGCCCATTACCGTCTTTTTGCACAAAAAGCGATTTTGGAAGCCATTTGGGGTATAATCTGA
- a CDS encoding TPM domain-containing protein translates to MRYVILQVVAWCYVFHFAYAQDIPNPKQYGKYSYVSNRDDVLTTSEVMNLNRLLAQFERESGAQMAVVVVRSLNGMAAKPMATELLNRWGVGQRGKDNGVLLLVVIESRTWAFEVGYGLEPILTDYVTAYLGNQILASSFRKKAYEKGLTDAIQEILILVKNPDLAKEIHQQAEKEVLWSWVEKGWVLVVILLFLFGLYRVVFDPYHKVFYPLALGSLALTAVDIVFSILQWIGVEVFLPVRWVVGGYLGVGIAWLMACIGVGRNDAIPYKRHPALYLVLIDHIRYCKLKILFPLFWATYVLWAKSYANKQKVYIPQKRFKSEAKKPFRGIRRLSKTEKEPHLNNGEKVEEALQTIRHDVWVDAEGKVVEKVPCDLKKFGFQACGKCKHQTMSGEYENERQKKYVYRCKNCGYFYEAQPLVSSASGPVITYDSPSSSDDTSPDRTSFDPPSDGVSSWGGGASGGAGASGTW, encoded by the coding sequence ATGCGGTACGTGATTTTACAGGTGGTTGCGTGGTGCTATGTGTTTCATTTTGCATATGCGCAAGACATCCCCAACCCAAAGCAGTACGGCAAGTATTCCTATGTAAGCAATCGGGATGACGTCTTGACCACTTCCGAAGTGATGAACCTCAATCGGTTATTGGCGCAATTTGAACGCGAATCCGGTGCGCAAATGGCTGTCGTGGTGGTGCGTTCGTTAAACGGAATGGCGGCCAAGCCAATGGCCACCGAGTTGCTGAACCGCTGGGGCGTGGGGCAACGCGGCAAGGACAACGGAGTCTTGTTGCTTGTCGTTATCGAAAGCCGAACATGGGCTTTTGAAGTGGGTTATGGTTTAGAGCCAATCCTGACCGACTATGTAACTGCATACCTTGGGAATCAGATTTTAGCGTCTTCCTTTCGGAAAAAAGCCTATGAAAAGGGCTTAACGGATGCCATTCAGGAAATCTTGATCTTGGTTAAAAATCCAGACTTGGCCAAAGAAATACACCAACAAGCCGAAAAAGAAGTATTATGGTCTTGGGTAGAAAAAGGGTGGGTACTGGTTGTTATCTTGTTGTTTTTGTTTGGCTTGTATCGGGTTGTTTTCGATCCTTATCATAAGGTGTTCTACCCTTTGGCACTTGGGAGTTTGGCTCTGACTGCGGTGGATATTGTGTTTTCAATCCTCCAGTGGATTGGGGTGGAGGTGTTTTTGCCCGTGAGATGGGTTGTGGGAGGCTATTTGGGTGTGGGCATCGCATGGTTGATGGCGTGCATAGGGGTGGGTAGAAATGACGCAATTCCATATAAAAGGCATCCAGCGTTGTATTTGGTGTTAATTGATCATATCCGTTATTGCAAATTAAAAATCTTGTTTCCTTTGTTTTGGGCTACTTATGTACTTTGGGCAAAGTCTTATGCCAATAAACAAAAAGTCTATATCCCTCAAAAGCGCTTTAAATCGGAAGCTAAGAAGCCTTTTAGGGGCATCCGAAGGCTGTCAAAAACCGAAAAAGAACCTCACCTCAACAATGGAGAAAAAGTAGAAGAAGCACTTCAGACGATCCGCCATGATGTTTGGGTGGATGCGGAAGGGAAGGTGGTCGAAAAAGTGCCTTGCGACTTGAAAAAGTTTGGATTTCAGGCATGTGGCAAATGTAAGCACCAGACCATGAGTGGTGAATATGAGAATGAGAGACAAAAGAAATATGTTTATCGTTGTAAAAATTGTGGTTATTTTTATGAGGCACAACCGCTTGTTTCTTCCGCATCAGGGCCTGTAATTACCTACGATTCGCCGTCTTCTTCAGACGATACTTCCCCAGATAGAACGAGTTTTGATCCTCCATCCGATGGAGTAAGCTCATGGGGCGGTGGCGCTTCTGGAGGAGCAGGTGCAAGCGGTACGTGGTAG
- a CDS encoding aspartate aminotransferase family protein, whose protein sequence is MHIIETEDAYQVPTYKKLPFALVKGRGAYVWDQDGNRYLDFYGGHCVAILGHCPSPVVKAIQEQAGTMLFYSNLVYSDVRAEAAQILAELAPEGLKKVFFCNSGTEANETALKLARKVTGKTEIVSTIGGFHGRTLGSLAVTWGEKYHEGYEAALPKTHFVPFGDEEALEMVFSENPNIAAFILEPIQSIAGVTQAEETYYRNIRTLCDRFGVKLVFDEVQTGVGRTGTFSISEAYGMKPDLITLAKSLGAGIPVGAVLVGEEISKTIQIEDQGTTFGGGMVAMAAVSSTLKHIRDEKLMLNAPKIFKHLQSELAEFPIRLRGRGCLIGIELEKPVAPMVAALRKNGVLVGGSGNPNVMRLMPPLNTQPAEIAVFIQAFHAAFQSVVTPDL, encoded by the coding sequence ATGCACATTATAGAAACCGAAGACGCCTATCAAGTCCCTACCTATAAAAAATTACCCTTTGCATTGGTAAAAGGGCGCGGAGCCTATGTCTGGGATCAAGATGGCAATCGTTATTTGGATTTTTACGGAGGGCATTGTGTAGCCATTCTGGGGCATTGCCCGTCGCCTGTTGTGAAGGCCATTCAAGAACAAGCCGGAACGATGCTGTTCTATTCAAATTTGGTCTATAGCGATGTTCGGGCGGAGGCGGCTCAAATCTTGGCAGAATTGGCGCCTGAAGGGTTAAAAAAAGTCTTCTTTTGTAATTCTGGAACCGAGGCCAACGAAACCGCCCTCAAATTGGCACGAAAAGTAACAGGTAAAACGGAAATTGTATCTACTATAGGTGGATTTCATGGCCGGACGCTGGGGAGTTTGGCGGTTACTTGGGGCGAAAAATACCATGAAGGCTACGAAGCGGCTTTACCCAAGACCCATTTTGTTCCATTTGGAGACGAGGAGGCGCTCGAAATGGTATTTTCGGAAAATCCGAATATTGCGGCGTTTATTTTGGAACCGATCCAGAGTATTGCTGGCGTCACACAAGCCGAGGAGACTTATTACCGAAACATCCGCACCTTGTGCGATCGCTTCGGGGTTAAACTGGTCTTTGATGAAGTGCAAACGGGCGTTGGTAGGACAGGCACATTTTCCATTTCGGAAGCCTATGGCATGAAGCCAGACCTGATCACGCTTGCAAAAAGTCTTGGGGCCGGAATTCCGGTTGGTGCTGTTTTGGTGGGCGAAGAAATTTCCAAAACCATTCAAATCGAAGACCAAGGAACCACTTTTGGCGGTGGCATGGTGGCGATGGCAGCCGTTTCTTCGACCTTAAAGCATATTCGCGACGAAAAATTGATGCTCAATGCCCCTAAAATTTTCAAGCATTTACAAAGCGAATTGGCGGAGTTTCCTATACGTTTGCGTGGACGAGGTTGCCTTATTGGGATTGAATTGGAAAAACCAGTAGCCCCGATGGTTGCCGCACTCCGGAAGAATGGCGTGTTGGTGGGTGGTTCTGGAAACCCAAACGTTATGCGATTGATGCCGCCGCTGAATACGCAACCAGCAGAAATTGCGGTTTTTATACAGGCATTTCATGCTGCATTTCAATCGGTAGTTACTCCCGACTTATAA
- the argC gene encoding N-acetyl-gamma-glutamyl-phosphate reductase gives MTNKIKAAVLHGGGYVGMWMIELLLRHPEVNLSCVTSRSGAGSPLHAAHPTLFGKTNLLFSAPEAVNYHDFDVVFITAEHKQGVFVVMELLKQGYQGKIIDLSADFRFDDAALYPKWFGYEHPAPDLLPLFQYGLVEVYEAQIRESTYVANPGCFATALNLALYPLANALPQTHFHLTAMTGASGSGNKASAGTHFPNRNGNMRTYKVLNHQHQPEILQTCGTDTSFSFVPVSAPWTYGIWATIQFSAKVTKSQLDGWYAAAYDGKRGIRLWPSLPELLPVVGTPFCDLGTAAGDREGVVVVAIDNLWKGAASQAIQNMNLMTHLPVMTGLL, from the coding sequence ATGACAAATAAAATAAAAGCGGCGGTTTTACATGGAGGGGGATATGTTGGGATGTGGATGATTGAACTCCTGCTTCGTCATCCCGAAGTGAACCTGTCTTGTGTGACGAGCCGAAGCGGTGCTGGAAGTCCCTTACATGCCGCACATCCAACCTTATTTGGAAAAACCAACCTTTTGTTCTCGGCGCCGGAAGCGGTGAACTACCATGATTTTGACGTGGTGTTCATCACTGCCGAGCACAAGCAAGGGGTTTTTGTGGTTATGGAACTGCTTAAACAAGGATATCAAGGTAAGATTATTGACCTTTCGGCGGATTTTAGGTTTGACGATGCGGCGCTATATCCCAAATGGTTTGGTTATGAGCATCCCGCGCCCGATTTGCTGCCGCTCTTTCAGTATGGTTTGGTGGAAGTGTATGAAGCACAAATTCGTGAAAGTACCTACGTCGCCAATCCGGGTTGTTTTGCAACTGCGCTTAACTTAGCGCTCTATCCTCTCGCAAACGCGCTTCCCCAAACACACTTTCACCTTACCGCCATGACGGGTGCTTCTGGTTCGGGCAATAAAGCTTCTGCCGGAACCCATTTCCCGAACAGAAATGGCAATATGCGCACCTACAAAGTGTTGAATCACCAGCATCAACCCGAAATTTTGCAAACTTGTGGCACCGATACTTCCTTCAGTTTTGTGCCTGTTTCTGCACCATGGACGTATGGCATCTGGGCAACCATACAATTCTCGGCAAAGGTCACAAAATCGCAATTGGATGGATGGTACGCTGCTGCTTATGACGGAAAGCGCGGCATTCGCTTATGGCCTTCATTGCCCGAATTGTTGCCCGTCGTGGGAACACCTTTTTGCGACCTCGGTACGGCTGCCGGAGATCGGGAAGGGGTGGTGGTGGTGGCCATAGACAATCTATGGAAAGGTGCGGCTTCGCAAGCAATCCAAAACATGAATCTCATGACCCATTTGCCCGTGATGACGGGGCTTTTATAA